A segment of the Calditrichota bacterium genome:
ACAGGGCCACCACGCTCCCAGGCCCGAGGCTAGCCCCCAACAGCTCCCCTAACGACATGGTCTCCTCCTCGCTGTTGCTGAGGCGTTCGAGGGGAAGGATAAGGCGCTCTGGGGAGGCGTGGCGGGCGGTCATTGCTTCAAATACTCTGCTACTTGGGCTCCAGCCGCACCACCGGCAGGATCATCTCCTCCATCGACGCACCCCCATGCTGCAGGCTGTCCCGGTAGTAGCTCAGGTAGTGGTGATAGTTGGTCGGATACACGAAGTAGAAATCCTCTTTGGCGATCAAGTAGTCGGTATTCAGGCCCCGCGGTGGAAGCCTAAAGGAGGCCGGATTCCGGACAATGATGGCATTCTTCGGATCGACTTTGAGACTCTTGCCGAACTTGTAGCGGAGATTGGTAGAAGTCTCGCGGTCGCCGATAACCTTTGCACCGCGCGTCACGCGAATGCTCC
Coding sequences within it:
- a CDS encoding PglZ domain-containing protein, producing VNFVDILAHSRSDSEVLKEITVDEPAYRSLTKSWFEHSHVFRTLQELAAAGATVVLTSDHGSIRVTRGAKVIGDRETSTNLRYKFGKSLKVDPKNAIIVRNPASFRLPPRGLNTDYLIAKEDFYFVYPTNYHHYLSYYRDSLQHGGASMEEMILPVVRLEPK